The Terriglobus roseus region TAGATGTTGTGCAGGCACAGATTCGAGACGATGACGTCGAAGCTGGCATCTGCAAACGGCATTTCCTGCGCTGGAAGGCTAACCAGAGTGCAATGAGCCGCGATGCCTTCCAATTGCAGGTTCTTCTGTGTTGCAGCTTCAGCGTTACCGCCCATGTCTTCTGTAGACCAGATGTCGATGCCCGTGGCGTGACCGGTAGTGAGCTTCTTTGCAGCACCCGCCAGCAGAAGACCGCGTCCGCAGCCTACATCCAACACCTGCTCGTCACCGCTCCACATATGCATGCGCAACATAAAGTCGCGATGACGGAACTTGCCGTATTTCACATAGAGCAGGAAGAGGAGGCCTTCGCTGATGAGAAAGAATGCCGGCCACAGGAACGATGGGCGTGTGGCGAGTGCAATTGGTCCAAGATGCACCACTCGAGGAAGCAGCAGTCCTGCGAACAGACAGGCAAAGCCAATCAGAAACAGGTTGCGCATAACGCCGGGAGCGTCAACGCCGTAGTCGGTTCCGGGAGCGTGTGTTGGAGGCATGAAGAAATCCGTAGGAAAAGCGGATTCGAGTCTAGCACTAAGGCAAAAGCAAGACGGGCAACCATGTTGGCTGCCCGTCTTGCTTTTTGGATGAAGCGAAGTTTATGCGCCGACGGTTTCTGCCACTCGCACATTGACCGGCGTGAGCCAGTTGTAACGATCGCTCTTGCCACCGTTGACCAGGGCGAAGAATTCATCATGCAGCTTCTTCGTCACAGGACCCATGGAACCGTCGCCGATGAGAATGCGATCCACCGAACGCAGGTGCGAAACCTCTGCAGCGGTGCCGGTGAAGAAAGCTTCGTCGCAGAGATACAGCATTTCGCGCGGCAACGCCTGCTCGACAACTTCAATGCCGAAGTCCTTCGCAATCTGAATGACTGAGGCGCGAGTGATGCCGTTGAGCACGCTGTTCGCAAGAGGCGAGGTAAAGAGCTTGCCCTCGCGGATGAGGAACAGGTTCTCGCCCGAGCCTTCGGAAAGATAGCCGTTGCGGTCCAGCGCAATGCCTTCCACATAGCCGTTGATCTCAGCTTCCATGCGGATCAACTGCGAGTTCATGTAGTTGGCGCCAGCCTTCGCAAGCGACGGCATGGTGTTCGGTGCAAGGCGGTTCCAGCTGGATACGCAGACGTCTGCGCCTTGGTTGCCCTGCACATACTTACCCCAGGGAAAGTTTGCGATGTAGATCTCAACCGGCGACTTCAGCGGGTTGACGCCGATCTCACCGTATCCGCGGAAAGCTACGGGACGGATGTAGCAAGGAGCTACATTGTTTGCATCGACCACATCGACAACTGCCTGGCAAAGCTCATCAAGTGAGTAGGGAAGGGGCATGCGATAAATGCGCGCAGAGTCAATAAAGCGCTGCATGTGCTCACGAAGTCGGAAGATACCCGCCTTCTCGCCTTGTGTATAGGCGCGGATGCCTTCAAATACGGACGAGCCGTAATGCACCACGTGAGACATCACGTGAATGTTGGCATCGGCCCAGGGAATCAGGGTGCCGTTATGCCAAATTTTGTCAGTTGTTTGGATGGGCATGAATCGCTCCGGCCGGAAGAGAGCTTCCGGTGAAGGTCAGTATACCCAATGGTTCTTTGGGATTTATGGCATGGGCGGTTGCGGAAGTGCGGCGACACCGCTGCGGAAGGCCCGTCGAAAAAGCCGTATCACCCATCGGATCGCAAACAAAGCGATCCCGAGAAGCACAAGCACAATGGAGGCGGAAAGCCACGGATGGGAGGTGGCCAACCATGTTAGGCCAACGGCGGCCACGTCTTCTGTACTGCTAAGCGCAATGTTTGAGAAGGGTTCCGGCGATGGAGTCACGGCCACGCGAAGTGCAGTTTTGGATGTGTGCGCCAAAGCGGCAATGGCCGCGCCCGCAGCAATAGCGGCAATCTGCATTGGCGGCGTGAGGTGTTCTGTGGCTCGATAAGCCAGCAGCGCCGCGACTGGAATACGCACGACGGTATGGAGTGCGTTCCAGGCTACGTCCAGAGTCGGAACTTTATCAGCAATGAATTCCGCGAGAAAAAGCACAGAGCAGACTCCGATCACCCACCAGTTGCCCACCACCTCCAGACCAGGCGGAAGTTGCACCCAGCGCGTGTGCGCGGCCAGTCCCAAAGTCAGCAGCGTGGCGTAGGTGTTAAGGCCAGCAGAGAAACTGGCGGCAATGATCAGCGCGGCAAGGTTACCGGGAGTGAAGCTCACGATGGCCTCCGATGCGGCGGGCTCAGTGTACTTCTCAGCGGGAGAGCAGGCCAGTGTCATGCTGTCGCACCCGACAATCACTTGCTGATACCGTGTTACCCATGCGATTTCCCCTGCTTTCTCATCATCTGGCGCTGGCCGCTGTACTGTGTGTTTCTGCCCCCTGCTTTGCGCAGGAACATGGAGATGAGCCACCTCAGGCAGCACCTCCCGCCACAAAAGATGCAGCCAGGGATGCGAAGGATAAGCCTTCGTTCCCGCCGCTGCCTGCGGATGCGCACGTGGAACAGAGCATTACGCTGGACGGCAAGCCGCTGAAGTACACCGTGACGGTGGGCACCCTGCCGGTGCGC contains the following coding sequences:
- a CDS encoding class I SAM-dependent methyltransferase; this encodes MPPTHAPGTDYGVDAPGVMRNLFLIGFACLFAGLLLPRVVHLGPIALATRPSFLWPAFFLISEGLLFLLYVKYGKFRHRDFMLRMHMWSGDEQVLDVGCGRGLLLAGAAKKLTTGHATGIDIWSTEDMGGNAEAATQKNLQLEGIAAHCTLVSLPAQEMPFADASFDVIVSNLCLHNIYDKPTRSLALDQIVRVLKPGATALISDYKLTGEYADHFRSAGLNVTTQWGSFLTTFPPLRVVIARKPA
- a CDS encoding branched-chain amino acid transaminase, which translates into the protein MPIQTTDKIWHNGTLIPWADANIHVMSHVVHYGSSVFEGIRAYTQGEKAGIFRLREHMQRFIDSARIYRMPLPYSLDELCQAVVDVVDANNVAPCYIRPVAFRGYGEIGVNPLKSPVEIYIANFPWGKYVQGNQGADVCVSSWNRLAPNTMPSLAKAGANYMNSQLIRMEAEINGYVEGIALDRNGYLSEGSGENLFLIREGKLFTSPLANSVLNGITRASVIQIAKDFGIEVVEQALPREMLYLCDEAFFTGTAAEVSHLRSVDRILIGDGSMGPVTKKLHDEFFALVNGGKSDRYNWLTPVNVRVAETVGA
- a CDS encoding DUF4126 domain-containing protein, which codes for MTLACSPAEKYTEPAASEAIVSFTPGNLAALIIAASFSAGLNTYATLLTLGLAAHTRWVQLPPGLEVVGNWWVIGVCSVLFLAEFIADKVPTLDVAWNALHTVVRIPVAALLAYRATEHLTPPMQIAAIAAGAAIAALAHTSKTALRVAVTPSPEPFSNIALSSTEDVAAVGLTWLATSHPWLSASIVLVLLGIALFAIRWVIRLFRRAFRSGVAALPQPPMP